From the genome of Mya arenaria isolate MELC-2E11 chromosome 5, ASM2691426v1:
GCACTTGTACGGTAAAGTTATTGACATTGGTCAAACGAGTTCCTCTCCCTTTAAGGCCAACTGCAACTTGTACTCGTACTGTTAAGATTTAAATATTGGTCAAACTAGATCCTGTCCCTTTAAGGCCAACTGCAACTTGTACTCGTACTGTTAAGATATTGTCATTGGTCAAACTAGATCCTGTCCCTTTAAGGCCAACTGCAACTTATACTCGTACTGTTAAGATATTACCATTGGTCAAACCAGATCCCGTCTCTTTAAGGCCAACTGCAACTTATACTCGTACTGTTAAGATATTGCCATTGGTCAAACTAGATCCTGTCTCTTTAAGACCAACTGCAACTTGTACTCGTACTGTTAAGATATTGCCATTGGTCAAACTAGATCCTGTCTCTTTAAGACCAACTGCAACTTGTACTCGTACTGTTAAGATATTGCCATTGGTCAAACTAGATCATGTCCCTTTAAGGCCAACTGCAACTTGTACTCGTACTgttaagatataaacattgttcaaaCTAGATCCTGTCCCTTTAAGACCAACTGCAACTTGTACTCGTACTGTTAAGATATTGCCATTGGTCAAACTAGATCCTGTCCCTTTAAGGCCAACTGCAACTTGTACTCGTACTGTTAAGATATTGCCATTGGTCAAACTAGATCCTGTCTCTTTAAGACCAACTGCAACTTGTACTCGTACTGTTAAGATATTGCCATTGTTCAAACTAGATCCTGTCTCTTTAAGGCCAACTGCAACTTGTACTCGTACTGTTAAGATATGGCCATTGGTCAAACTAGATCATGTCCCTTTAAGGCCAACTGCAACTTGTACTCGTACTgttaagatataaacattgttcaaaCTAGATCCTGTCCCTTTAAGACCAACTGCAACTTGTACTCGTACTGTTAAGATATTGCCATTGGTCAAACTAGATCCTGTCCCTTTAAGGCCAACTGCAACTTGTACTCGTACTgttaagatataaacattgttcaaaCTAGATCCTGTCCCTTTAAGGCCAACTGCAACTTGTACAGTACTGTGAAGATATTGACAGTGGGCTACCCGAAAATATTGCTAGACGTGCAAGTACACGTAGTGTTCGAAACAGTCTCTTCTATTTCTTCATTTTGTAGATATGCAAGTTTCCAATCAAAATAATACTCACTATACATATATGATTGAAAAATACACGGTAGATTCAACTTTACGGAAtaagaaaaacagttttttttaataagccCGCCATAAAGGTTAATGTAATAACATGAATCAGTGGATGAGTTTATCAATGCTGATGATgtgctatttaaaaaaagaagaagacaTCTTGACCCTAGCACAGGATACGTATCCCCTAAGTAAGTGATTCAGAGGGGTTAATATTTCACGTTGGAGAATTAAGCAGATATAGGAACAGATGCGTTAACATTAAAGaagaaaatgtgtatttaaaaatatgttcttaaCTTACCTTAAACAAAATGCGCATTATTGAAACCTTAAAATCGGAATCGTTTTCGTTGCTGTGAATTTTGTCATTAGGTCACGAAAGTCGAAAaggttgtatttgaatttatttatttttaattggatatatttaaaaaggtacttatttcgtcataaaaaaTGAGCGCACATGCTCCATTACATTCGTGCATACTCAGGCTCGAGTTTCCATCGTGATGTTCGTCAGTGCCAATAAAGGGAGGTTGTTTTTGCCCCGCATCGGCGATCTGGGTAATATGATCTCGTGAGTCTGAGGTCATGTTACACCATAAACATGTGATAATGAATATACGTGGTAGGCTCAGCAGCCTTAATCTATAAGGATGTTTATAATTTAAGCAGGTAGAATGAGAGttatttatgaaagaaaataaatacttcCCATAGCCACATGATAGCTTTGGAACGTGTGGTAAACTGCTTATAGTGCAGGAGAAAACCCATGGTTGAAGAGTAGGCGAAAACATGACCAACAGTAATGTTGAGAAAAAACGCTTGGTTTTAATCATGGACACATTACTCATCATCAATATCACTATAGAAACAAGCACCACCCCTGACCGGTACTGCAACCAATGAACTTATAGGGGTAACGCGATATACCACACGACGCTTGAAATAAAGAtatgataaacaaaacatataccaGTCCGTTGATTCGGACGATGGACGGGTACACACGGACAGACACGTGGGAGGCGGCGGTTCGCGTGGGTGGCACGTGACGCTCATAACCAGTCCGTAGCTCCTGAAGCAGCCGGCTGGATCCCAGGTACTGGGCGCCACCTGGaggaatattttatatattatttccaCCGAAACTACTGTATCAAAACCCACGTTTATTacctttaataaattataagtttttaaCCATATGATGAATACTTGGTAAATTAAACATTGTAATTAAACGTAtaattgtaattaaaacaaatcaatatttcataGATATATAAATTCCTATAGGTAGTGACGGAAGTTCTTTGGTACGGCAATAGAATGATGCATAGAGTAAATcgtaataaaaacacaatataaaaacGACACTGCCTTAATCAATATGTAATGTTATATTGCATAATCAAATTTACATGAGGCTGAAATATTACCAAATCAACGTTTTAAGAAGGACATTGCTCTAAGATCGAATAGGGTAAAGTTGgtaagtaaattttaaaactaatacaatgtatgaataaattgaatCTCTGTCTACTATGATACATGTTATTAGCACATGTttacaactacatgtatatataaccTTTGTCAAgtttttgatgtgttttattaagatataatCTTAACTGGAGGTAATGTcttttcaacaataaaaagacattcaaatacctttatttatttccttttttcaatTGAACTTGGAAGGTCATCTTTATTAATGTCCAATTTGTTTTATACGAGCAACCGTCTCAATGAAaagtatcaataaaattcatacTTGTTTGtcataaagataaaatatagtCATTGtggaaatattcaaaatataccattatTGTTCTTTGGCATTAAATTGAGGCTCTTCGAGTACTGCTTGTAAATTATTGGATAGGAAGTTTAATAGTAatttacttttaacaaagatCAAACTGAATGCAAAAGATAATTGGATAGGTTATTCTATAGCGTATTTACTTAAACACTCATATCGCAGAAAGTCGCCGGTAagtttcaaatacaaatatttgacaGCCGGATTTGCAGTgtaatttattgtatatatgaaGTGATAATCTTTTGAATACTCGTGTTCATGAAAACTTGTGTAACAATATCCTACAAAGCCAATCTTTGTAGCCACATACATGATATGAGATTGTATATACTTGAACACTTaatgtgacactcttattcaaaatcaatacataaatatgtttaacaaacataaattttgactgaaaaactttaaacaacttactaaataatgcatttatggaaaatagtaactactgataacaagaatgtaactgtgaatttaatagcagaaagcgcaaacatatcaaatgattggtgagtgctaaaagatttactgtggtctactatagtcttataaggtagagATGCTGTGTTTTATTCTCATTTCTTTCAGATTAAACTCGATCCTAAGCATTAAGCATTCTCTACCATATTGTTTTATACGTTAAGCATCGATAACAACAACGATGACGACGACGGCTACGACGATGACGGAAATGATGATAACGTCTACAATGATTGATAACAGTGACGAAACTAATAAAACGTATCTCTGACTCTCATAAAAGGTacaaaacatgtacagtatCAAACTTGAAATGGATTCAGTGATTTTCGTTATTCTATGAAACGGGAAGTAAAATGAGTCATTAAAAGCCTGTTGGGATAATTAAATCATTAGTACTAAGGCAAGTCCTTGAACACGGCTACGAAAAGAAGGATTTGTGATAAGTGATGATTGAGGTCAGacttaagtaaaatataaaaatatgacatttatcCATTATACATTTGTCATACATGAATGGTTTTACACAACTTCGaatgaataataaatgtaaattttgaataatgaataatgaTAGTATTATTATAATGTATCAACATTTGAGGAAGTTACACTTACCCgtacaaacatgtataaacaaaatataaacttggAATGAAATCCACATTTTCTCCTCTTTTCGTGTCCACAAATATCCTCGTAAAACTTAATTGCCCCAATAGTCAAACTTTACAGTCCGTCATTGAATTAGAACTTTAAAATGCAGCGAGTGTATAATTGAAAATCATATACGTAGGTCGTTTATggtttacatttaatttcaagCTCACGATTTTCACACAAAGTAGGTAATGGAAGTTGCTTAGCCAACCCAAGATAATTTCTATATACCCTCGGAACGTTTAACGCGACACTTCGGATTTAATGTAACTCTCTCGTGCTGAACTAACTTAAGATTACTTGCGAACAATCAAAGGATGTGCGCATTGGATTTCTGAAAATGatttacatgtttgttcataaaagccAATATTTTCACTGTGAGAACACAGAATCAGCCAATACGAACAAAGTAAAATGGTAATAACTAAATGAAattctatattgaaataagataaaACGACACTGGCTTCTTATAACCAGACACGACATGGGATCTGTGACAAGAGGAGACTTTCCGGCATAAACCGCCCGGTCTATACCTGACGTCGCTCCATGCTGCTTTTTCCAACTAGGAGAATCAATTCTGCAACTATATAATGGCGCTGATATTTAGCGATTTTGTCAATTGTATCGCGGCAGCAAAAACAGTTTTCTGCGACAAAATCATCGAAGCAGAACATTGCCAAGCAAATAGAAATATTGATATTCCATCGTCGTAAAACGCAGTTCAATTTATCAGGAGAAAATGTGAGGCTGTAGAATTGATCGTCAGATTTGCATGACTGTTTAACATGGCACACTAATTAATTTGATTATTCATAGATTGATAATTCCTATCAAAACGGCCAGTGAATTATATGATACAGATTATTTGAACTATGACTGAAACATTGATATGTACACCGATATTTGTCTTCTTTATACGTCTTAGCGTGTCGAATTTTAACACACTGAGCATACcaagtaattgttaaaaatgattatattatcaCTTGGAATATTGTTGAAAAGCGGGTTTAAAACACTATCCTTCCAAAACGACGCGGCGAAGAGGTATGCTCACACCACATTTTGAACTGTATATCATATCTGGCCAATAGACTGAACGAAATCACTGAGGCGTATCAAAGGATAAGgacaataattgtattaaatactGCCCTAGTTTGATTAAATGATGAGTTTGTGGTATATAAGTTCTTGTATAGTgaaaacgatgatgatgatgatgatgatgatgatgatgatgatgatgatggtgatgatgatgatgatgatgatgatgatgatgatgatgatgatggtggtggtggtggtgatgctGATGAAGATTTTCTTTTACGCTtcggtttgaaaaaaaaacaaacttttcatCTAGTGTCGCGATCGTGAATTATTATATAACACCTTTTCTAGCGAATTTCATCACCAACCGAATGATTTTGGGTAACAAGGTCaactaatttatttaaaaaaacaataacaattaaacaaaatgacacttgGCGCATTTTCATCCCGATACTTTTCACACTTTCACCACGACGCATTTTCACCACGATACTTTTCGCATTTTCACCACGACTCTGCGCATTTTCACCGCAATTTTACCACGACACGTCACTTGAATTTTCACACGATGTTTACCTCTGAATGCTGAGTGCAATGCAAGGGAGAAACTCGTACCAAAATATGTAACGTAATAAGGTATTATGGGGTTGGGAATCTAACCTGTGCCCTTTCGCTAACCATGGACTGACAAAGAACGTGTTAAACAATAACTTGATGAACACAGAAAagcaatacaatataaaaaattatgtaatattCTTTGAGTAAATACGAGTAAACAGCACGGCCAGAATTGATTAAGGCTAAGATTTTTAGAGTTTTAATTTGTGCAGAAAAAGTATacctaaacatatttgtttcaaactcGCACACACTCCTGAAGAATGAACTGCTATCacgtatatttcttttattgcaaATTTATGATTTAAGTGTTTTCTCATATTTTCTCATCTCTATTCTCATCTCATAGTCtaaacgttttttttgttttttagatAATACTTTTAACCCGGTATGACTAAACACCGACAAGCTCAGAAACGCGGGATAATCACAAAAAAGCAAGTAAACCAAGGAAGCAAATTATTTTTACGAAAAGCACGACAACTTGCACGTaaagcataaaaaaacaaagaatgCACTGTGTTTTCCATGATTTCAGTGTTTTCTTTTCGAATTTCACCTAAACATCGAAAAACAAggttaaaactaagaaaacacgaatttacaaaaaacagtataattatataatgaaacTAAAAACACGCGATTTGCTTTCAATGTTTTTTCCGTGCTTTGTGCGTAGCTTTCCGTGCAAGGCAAACAGCTAAAAAACGATCGATATGGCTTTTTCGTTTTGTCCGTGCGAATTTCCGTACGtagtttgtttctgttttatctttattttcatGTTGTTCGTCTTGTTATTCGTGCTTTACCGTGCTTTTCGTTGGTTTGTCTAACCCCTTAATCAAATATCATACGCTCTAATTAAAACTGCCCTACATTTAATGATAACGTGTGTTTATTGACAAGCGGCTTCCTCAGTGCCCTTAAATGGAACCCTTATCGGACAAAACGTGTTACTCGTTACTGACAATAGCTCTTTGtgttcatattttgatataaacagAATCTATCAAGCAAGctaaatcatattattttatattacaaatatgcgGATTTATTCCTATACATTCAACATTCTTATTCTTTCATTGTTATGGACAGTTGCCATAGTGGCGGGCCTTATTTGCCAGTTCCCGCACTGTGACACGGTCGTCTGTGAGCCGGTAGCCAACTGCACGGGGGAGGTAAAGGATTCTGGTGGCGGATACTGCGGCTGTTGCCGTGCGTGCTTCATTTACCTCGGTACGTGACATTTTGCAAGAGGGGAATTATAAAgcttcaatatttgttttgttgtctCTAAAACGTGCGCAAAATTCAGAATCATGCACTTGTTTGAGAGTATGCGGTAGTGTGCATGGTCGACATTGACCGTCGATATGTCCAATGCAAGactatttgttcaaattattttatcgGCATCAAAGGCCTTTATAGACTGAGTGCTGTATGTTTCAACGACGGTTTGCACAGTGCCTTAATGTTTGTTGAATACAATGCATTGTCGCTTTTACGTAAGTCCTAAACTTGGTTTTCGGGGATCGAATTGAGACCCCCTGTTTGCAAGTCATatgctctaccaactgagctaatcGGCCTGCATAAACAAACTCTCTGACCAGTGCGATTAAATACTGTGAACATTGTATCCGGACATTCTTTTTAGATCGGTTTCAGGTCCGACAGCAATTACCCAGCATTACACCCAACGTTTGGTTTCTTTCATGTAGCAACTAAGGTAACATTGACACTCGTTTTCCCCCAACAACGAGTGATATTACGACTGATCTGCTATATAATGAAGCCTTCAAATTCGCCCTATTCTTCGTCAATATCGTTGTTATTTATTACATTGTCCGTCAGGATCATTGGAAAAGTGATCCTTGTTCAAATACTACGGAATGAGTAGTTGCTAGGGATTATGTAATCATTCCAAGACTgctatttttcataatttttgtatcattttgtgcttcaaaaaatataattatcataattagCGGTTGTTCTCCTTGCAAATAATCTTACACGTAATTCTACGTAACAACCCTGCTTCATATAGATCAGGtactgtttgtattttgttttaacatttagcCAAGACAGCTCGACGAATATGCGATTTTGTCCACTTGTGACGTAAAAAGGCATTTAGATATGGAGTAAGTTTATCAGTTTCTATgatttgtcatatttttatgCCCTCATGGTTAAGACTGGCTTTTAAATgctatatatatgttataggtATGTGTTTGGACAAAGGCTAGCTTGAATATCTAAGTCTAGTTGAAACctccatttaattttttattaactGATTTGACGACTACAGTTGTGTTCTGTCATAGTTGTCTTCGTTACGCGTTGCGTCTCTGCTAGACCTTAATCTTGTACCTCAAAACAGGCTTTATCGTTTACTGTCTGGCTTCTGGAATTGTCTCTGTAGTCTTCCTCTGActctttattcaaatgtatatgCATAAGGTAGACCTGTCAGGCTAATACAGGACTTTACAGACCGAGTTATACTGATAATAACTACTAGTATAATATAGCAGAACTAGTACACGACACTTTGATCATCTAAAAGGAAATGTAAATGAACATTGTATGGCTTTATAGGCTTTCACTATCTTCTATGACAATATACCAAAGTGAACAACAAACAGTGACCGGATATTTTAATCAGTTGCATGTTTTGTTACCAGAATGGCTCAATCAACTCCCTTCCCTAGATTTGCAAGTCTTAATATGCCGCTACGGCTCATCGTACCATTTAAGGCAATATACAGgatgttttatatgtgtatatctGACCAgtcttttaaatataattatcagtTTCTTTATAAATCGATGGTAAAATAACATATGGAATACACAATACCCCCGAATGCTAGATCAAAGATGAGGGCATAAACCATGCAAATAGGATCGTATTAATGTATTTGACCAATTGCCTCTTTCAGAAACCAACATGACCTGTGAGGTGCAAGACCTCGTTGAAGCTTTGGTGCATCCGACGACAGTTGTCTGCAAACCCGGACTGGAATGTGAGCGTAATAGCTCCACCTGTCAGCCGAACCCTTATCCCTTTGGCTAACGCAGAAATTGTACCAATGGTTAGCTGCAACATGGTGAATTCTCTGTTTAATtccatgaaaataaaatctCCCGCTTATTGTCATTGTAATATGGAGGGGTGTTGTGCTTTTCCCAAGACCATGTTGCACTTGGTGACAATAAATTCGATTAGCCTTCAGAGCGTGTGCTCGGTGTTTGATAAGGGACAACATATCGTTTAAAAGCCTGTCATTGAAAGGTTTGATCTCTGCATGATGTTTTGAGGAAATTAGCTACTAGGTATATCCCACGCATCATCGATAAAAACATGGTCCGATATTGTAAACAGATGTACTCAGTTATTTCACGATTAGAATTAAACCCTTTTCAAGTACATGGAGAAACTGAATGCTATGGTATGGTATATCATTTAGATTGGTAAACATCAACTTCAGTTATATGAAAAAATGGGGTTTAGTGCAtaatatgaatgaaacatttaagtAAGGCAGTTAGGCTATCTGAAGTGTATTCATTCATCTGCATGCAGATATGCAGATAGAGTTGTGATCCCTAATCATAgaatttgtaaaacaatgcaaaactAACTAAATGAAACGTACAAATGAAGTTTTTCAGCAGAATTGGATTTTAGCTAATATCATTGCTATATCTTGCGTTATCTGCAATTGGTTTAAATCTTCTGGTAAAGTGTTGTCCTAATTTTGGTTGCTTAGATAACTCTCTAAATCCAAGGTCCCGCCTCCTCAATACCCGGATGATAAACCAAAATGTCATCTGACGCCAAATGCAAACGCAAGTAGTTTGTCTGCCCGATTGATTGTCAATCCAGGTAAGTTTCTTgtcaatatatttgttatacctGAGAGTTCGTTAAAGAAACAAAGCGCAAACAGTATGTATTGTTTAGTCTTCTTATCGTTGTATAAGTCACCAATCTTTTTTGCATTGTGTTCCAGAACTCTTCgaaagaaatacatatattatcCAGGAATGCAAACGCATCTAGCAAGTATTAAAATGTCACAGATCAAACTTATATGCTGATTgtgtaaaatgcacattttaagccaatcgggtgaaaaagttatctttttttcttctgAGGTTCGTTTCTGTTTTCCTACTTTGGAAAAAATTAGTACAGTTTACTGAAAACATTTTGGCAAAACAAAGACAGAGCACGTTTAGTGAGAAGACAATATGCTGAGAACAATGATCATGCACTACCTCATATCATAATGAACCCCTCATATATGATTCTGAATCTACAccataaaacaatggaaactatagcGCAAAATATTCTTTACAATCACAAATATCCAGGACCAACAATACACAATACAATGTGAATtacattttgattatattttgacCAAggaattaaatttattataccACTAGCCTCAGATGAAATATGCAGTGATGACAACTTtaaataattgtgaaaataatttaaagcatAAGAACGAAATCTATAAATAATTGCAATCATCATACTTGTTAGAAATGTTCTTTATATCTTTCTTATATGCAACTTATGGATTTCTAGACCATTGCACCACAATTTTCACAACGGGAAATGCAGTGGCAAAACGAATAATCTTTATTAGctcgtttatatatatatccttcCTCACCCGCTTTGGTATTTTAAAGGCCGTTAAGGCCAAGAATTAGcatttcaaaatgttgtttctctatttagttttgatatatactgttttgttaaagtaaaaCATGTGTTTGGTTAAATAAGGAgttgaataaatgtttacattccttaaatgaactgcctttcggcattTGCGAATATTTTTTACGATGAAAGCATCATCtacggatatgttcggatcgcaaatcatcgcataacaatgtacatgaaaattatttatcttgtaAGAGTATGTATTGTGTCAACAAGTCCCGAAAAACttcaaataacatttgaaaaagtgttaatttacgagatgttaaatatattgttgtcgtaagtgtttcaattttacgtttaaaagtgatttcaagttgatcttttcccgcgttattctGACGTAATTTAATAAACGGTTAGGTTAGGGCCGGGTCGTTCTACCGAATGGGTGAAAAAGAATTATTGAAAGGTTTTCTGAAAGGAAATAAGGTCTTTGCTTTACATTTGCTAAATGAAGTAATGAACTATTGGTATAAATTTAAGGAGTGAATTAAggaattgatgtcattattggggatGTGAAGGGATGTTGGGTTGGTTAAAGTACGCATGGAGTCCTTcgactgcgttcataccccgataatgacatcaaacccgCAATTCCTTCCTTCATAAATTTATCACATATTTGTTGGAATTTCGTTTGCAGAATTACACAACAGGCATGCGTTTTGCAGTTAAATTTGTCCAGATTGTCCAATCAACTATGTTTTTTGGGTTACTtgcttttatatattaaaattgagATTTGATAAATTCACTTTCTGGTTGCGAAAATGAAATTAGTCGTATATTaactgtccgtccgtctgtcagttTTTAAGATAGAGCAAACACCTGAAGACGTCGTTGTTTGGCTTGTGGCAAAAATATTGACACATGAAACCGGTCATTATCATGTTACATATGTGTAATGCTTTTTGGACCAAAATCAATTCAGTTTATTTTCGTAAATTTTGCAAAGCTCTCAAAACACGTATGCACACTATTGAAAGGACGCGTGTATTTAGCTTAGATGACTTTCAATTGAACGTTTTAAGGATCTGTGGTTTGGACCTTTCAGCCATCTTTTGCACTGTGTACGGCCTTAATAGGGAGGCCGCGGTGTGCGTTGAAAATcgtatgaattttttttactCTAACTTAGTTGGTGTTTGTTgataaatgaacataataaagTAATCCTCGATTGTCTTTGGTCCCTGCAAAAATGCGAACACCAAGTATATGTTTCCGTGCACCACTGACACTTGTTTTACAAGAAAGCCTTGCTGAATATTTGCTGGAAAATTATGACTGTCtgaaatatactttataaaactatttttggtgCATTCGTTAGAATCGGTCTACGTAATATTGCAGGCCGCGGTACTCCCGCTCTTTTTTCTCTAGATCGCCAAAATAAAACGCTTACGTATATTTGAAAACAGCCGTTTCATGTGAAGGGTgctaataacttaaaaaaaacacag
Proteins encoded in this window:
- the LOC128233927 gene encoding uncharacterized protein LOC128233927; amino-acid sequence: MRIYSYTFNILILSLLWTVAIVAGLICQFPHCDTVVCEPVANCTGEVKDSGGGYCGCCRACFIYLETNMTCEVQDLVEALVHPTTVVCKPGLECERNSSTCQPNPYPFG